From Hippoglossus stenolepis isolate QCI-W04-F060 unplaced genomic scaffold, HSTE1.2 HiC_scaffold_43, whole genome shotgun sequence, one genomic window encodes:
- the LOC118104379 gene encoding hepatic lectin-like isoform X4, which yields MAEAEVLYSDIKFKRARGNTDVATPSTDEATYSEVKISKTQRPGSKQPAASNRRSGVTSERVALLVLSVLLAAAVTALGVTQILSKTEPCKVEQTSKPPPVRDEACPRCEDGWEPHGGKCYFFSSVTLTWDQSRTECRSMRGDLVVINNREEQRFLVSRLRGKMDTHDDRFWIGLTDSKNESEWLWVDDTRLNTSLTFWRDYEPNNLKYDNSDGEDCVRMGQKKGAEELKAWKDESCKSPQKSICEKPEKA from the exons atggctgAAGCTGAAGTTCTTTACTCTGATATTAAGTTCAAAAGAGCGAGGGGAAACACAGATG tggcCACACCCTCTACAGATGAAGCCACGTATTCCGAAGTCAAGATCTCAAAAACTCAGCGACCTG gctccaaacaacctgcagcatcaaacagGCGATCAGGGGTCACATCGGAGCGAGTGGCCCTGCTGGTCCTCAGTGTTCTCCTGGCAGCTGCCGTCACAGCTCTTGGTGTAACCC AAATACTCAGTAAGACAGAACCGTGCAAAGTGGAGCAGACAAGTAAACCTCCTCCAGTAAGAG ATGAAGCATGTCCGAGGTGCGAGGACGGCTGGGAGCCACATGGAGGAAAGTGCTACTTCTTCTCCTCGGTTACTTTAACCTGGGATCAGAGTAGAACAGAATGCAGATCAATGAGAGGAGACCTGGTTGTGataaacaacagagaggagcag AGATTCCTGGTGTCTAGACTGAGAGGAAAAATGGACACTCATGATGACAGGTTCTGGATCGGACTGACAGACTCAAAGAACGAGAGTGAATGGCTTTGGGTGGACGACACACGACTGAATACAAG TTTGACGTTTTGGCGTGACTATGAGCCAAACAACCTGAAATATGATAATTCTGATGGAGAGGACTGTGTGAGGATGGGGCAGAAAAAAGGAGCCGAGGAACTGAAGGCCTGGAAAGATGAATCCTGCAAATCGCCTCAAAAAAGTATTTGTGAGAAACCAGAAAAAGCATGA
- the LOC118104379 gene encoding hepatic lectin-like isoform X1 → MAEAEVLYSDIKFKRARGNTDVATPSTDEATYSEVKISKTQRPGSKQPAASNRRSGVTSERVALLVLSVLLAAAVTALGVTLYKNTQTMKSLQKLQDEAKNLTEILSKTEPCKVEQTSKPPPVRDEACPRCEDGWEPHGGKCYFFSSVTLTWDQSRTECRSMRGDLVVINNREEQRFLVSRLRGKMDTHDDRFWIGLTDSKNESEWLWVDDTRLNTSLTFWRDYEPNNLKYDNSDGEDCVRMGQKKGAEELKAWKDESCKSPQKSICEKPEKA, encoded by the exons atggctgAAGCTGAAGTTCTTTACTCTGATATTAAGTTCAAAAGAGCGAGGGGAAACACAGATG tggcCACACCCTCTACAGATGAAGCCACGTATTCCGAAGTCAAGATCTCAAAAACTCAGCGACCTG gctccaaacaacctgcagcatcaaacagGCGATCAGGGGTCACATCGGAGCGAGTGGCCCTGCTGGTCCTCAGTGTTCTCCTGGCAGCTGCCGTCACAGCTCTTGGTGTAACCC tttataaaaataCTCAAACCATGAAGAGTCTCCAAAAGCTTCAAGATGAGGCAAAAAATCTCACAG AAATACTCAGTAAGACAGAACCGTGCAAAGTGGAGCAGACAAGTAAACCTCCTCCAGTAAGAG ATGAAGCATGTCCGAGGTGCGAGGACGGCTGGGAGCCACATGGAGGAAAGTGCTACTTCTTCTCCTCGGTTACTTTAACCTGGGATCAGAGTAGAACAGAATGCAGATCAATGAGAGGAGACCTGGTTGTGataaacaacagagaggagcag AGATTCCTGGTGTCTAGACTGAGAGGAAAAATGGACACTCATGATGACAGGTTCTGGATCGGACTGACAGACTCAAAGAACGAGAGTGAATGGCTTTGGGTGGACGACACACGACTGAATACAAG TTTGACGTTTTGGCGTGACTATGAGCCAAACAACCTGAAATATGATAATTCTGATGGAGAGGACTGTGTGAGGATGGGGCAGAAAAAAGGAGCCGAGGAACTGAAGGCCTGGAAAGATGAATCCTGCAAATCGCCTCAAAAAAGTATTTGTGAGAAACCAGAAAAAGCATGA
- the LOC118104381 gene encoding hepatic lectin-like isoform X2, protein MAEAEVLYSDIKFTRARGNTDVATPSTDETTYSEVKISKTQRPAELPGSKQPAASNRRSGVTSERVALLVLSVLLAAAVTALGVTHEACPRCEDGWEPHGGKCYFFSSVTLTWNQSRRQCRSMRGDLVVINNREEQRFLVSRLRGKMDKPEDRFWIGLTDSKNESEWLWVDDTRLNPSLTFWRHYEPDDWKEPNPDGEDCVRMGVEYLKSWSDGSCKSPHKSVCEKPEKA, encoded by the exons atggctgAAGCTGAAGTTCTTTACTCTGATATTAAGTTCACAAGAGCGAGGGGAAACACAGATG tggcCACACCCTCTACAGATGAAACCACTTATTCCGAAGTCAAGATCTCAAAAACTCAGCGACCTGCAGAGCTGCCTG gctccaaacaacctgcagcatcaaacagGCGATCAGGGGTCACATCGGAGCGAGTGGCCCTGCTGGTCCTCAGTGTTCTCCTGGCAGCTGCCGTCACAGCTCTTGGTGTAACCC ATGAAGCATGTCCGAGGTGCGAGGACGGCTGGGAGCCACATGGAGGAAAGTGCTACTTCTTCTCCTCGGTTACTTTAACCTGGAATCAGAGTAGAAGACAATGCAGATCAATGAGAGGAGACCTGGTTGTGataaacaacagagaggagcag aGATTCCTGGTGTCTAGACTGAGAGGAAAAATGGACAAACCTGAGGACAGGTTCTGGATCGGACTGACAGACTCAAAGAACGAGAGTGAATGGCTTTGGGTGGACGACACACGACTGAATCCAAG TTTGACGTTTTGGCGTCACTACGAGCCAGACGACTGGAAAGAGCCGAATCCTGATGGAGAGGACTGTGTGAGGATGGGGGTGGAATACCTGAAGTCCTGGAGCGATGGATCCTGCAAATCGCCTCATAAAAGTGTTTGTGAGAAACCAGAAAAAGCATGA
- the LOC118104389 gene encoding zinc finger MYM-type protein 4-like has translation MENIFSDVIYSQFTTEFTKILQCLRPSVTAAGYVQLGAYPPIVLLNTLLFFCCEDFGFTTVEQHRQLSFTQLTCCTRTNLNHTRTTSLRFYRPYPRLKLRQTEFPLQTVIKITWRIPWR, from the exons ATGGAGAACATATTCAGTGACGTGATCTACAGCCAGTTCACCACCGAGTTCACCAAGATCCTCCAATGTCTCAGACCCTCGGTCACAGCCGCTG GTTACGTCCAGTTGGGGGCGTACCCCCCCATCGTCCTCCTCAACACcctgctcttcttctgctgcgAGGACTTTGGCTTCACCACGGTGGAGCAGCACCGCCAGCTGTCCTTCACCCAGCTCACCTGCTGCACCAGAACCAACCTGAACCACACCCGGACCACTTCCCTGCGCTTCTACCGCCCATATCCACGACTGAAGCTCCGCCAG ACGGAGTTCCCGCTACAAACCGTCATAAAGATAACGTGGAGAATTCCCTGGAGATGA
- the LOC118104379 gene encoding hepatic lectin-like isoform X5, which yields MAEAEVLYSDIKFKRARGNTDVATPSTDEATYSEVKISKTQRPGSKQPAASNRRSGVTSERVALLVLSVLLAAAVTALGVTHEACPRCEDGWEPHGGKCYFFSSVTLTWDQSRTECRSMRGDLVVINNREEQRFLVSRLRGKMDTHDDRFWIGLTDSKNESEWLWVDDTRLNTSLTFWRDYEPNNLKYDNSDGEDCVRMGQKKGAEELKAWKDESCKSPQKSICEKPEKA from the exons atggctgAAGCTGAAGTTCTTTACTCTGATATTAAGTTCAAAAGAGCGAGGGGAAACACAGATG tggcCACACCCTCTACAGATGAAGCCACGTATTCCGAAGTCAAGATCTCAAAAACTCAGCGACCTG gctccaaacaacctgcagcatcaaacagGCGATCAGGGGTCACATCGGAGCGAGTGGCCCTGCTGGTCCTCAGTGTTCTCCTGGCAGCTGCCGTCACAGCTCTTGGTGTAACCC ATGAAGCATGTCCGAGGTGCGAGGACGGCTGGGAGCCACATGGAGGAAAGTGCTACTTCTTCTCCTCGGTTACTTTAACCTGGGATCAGAGTAGAACAGAATGCAGATCAATGAGAGGAGACCTGGTTGTGataaacaacagagaggagcag AGATTCCTGGTGTCTAGACTGAGAGGAAAAATGGACACTCATGATGACAGGTTCTGGATCGGACTGACAGACTCAAAGAACGAGAGTGAATGGCTTTGGGTGGACGACACACGACTGAATACAAG TTTGACGTTTTGGCGTGACTATGAGCCAAACAACCTGAAATATGATAATTCTGATGGAGAGGACTGTGTGAGGATGGGGCAGAAAAAAGGAGCCGAGGAACTGAAGGCCTGGAAAGATGAATCCTGCAAATCGCCTCAAAAAAGTATTTGTGAGAAACCAGAAAAAGCATGA
- the LOC118104379 gene encoding hepatic lectin-like isoform X3 gives MAEAEVLYSDIKFKRARGNTDGSKQPAASNRRSGVTSERVALLVLSVLLAAAVTALGVTLYKNTQTMKSLQKLQDEAKNLTEILSKTEPCKVEQTSKPPPVRDEACPRCEDGWEPHGGKCYFFSSVTLTWDQSRTECRSMRGDLVVINNREEQRFLVSRLRGKMDTHDDRFWIGLTDSKNESEWLWVDDTRLNTSLTFWRDYEPNNLKYDNSDGEDCVRMGQKKGAEELKAWKDESCKSPQKSICEKPEKA, from the exons atggctgAAGCTGAAGTTCTTTACTCTGATATTAAGTTCAAAAGAGCGAGGGGAAACACAGATG gctccaaacaacctgcagcatcaaacagGCGATCAGGGGTCACATCGGAGCGAGTGGCCCTGCTGGTCCTCAGTGTTCTCCTGGCAGCTGCCGTCACAGCTCTTGGTGTAACCC tttataaaaataCTCAAACCATGAAGAGTCTCCAAAAGCTTCAAGATGAGGCAAAAAATCTCACAG AAATACTCAGTAAGACAGAACCGTGCAAAGTGGAGCAGACAAGTAAACCTCCTCCAGTAAGAG ATGAAGCATGTCCGAGGTGCGAGGACGGCTGGGAGCCACATGGAGGAAAGTGCTACTTCTTCTCCTCGGTTACTTTAACCTGGGATCAGAGTAGAACAGAATGCAGATCAATGAGAGGAGACCTGGTTGTGataaacaacagagaggagcag AGATTCCTGGTGTCTAGACTGAGAGGAAAAATGGACACTCATGATGACAGGTTCTGGATCGGACTGACAGACTCAAAGAACGAGAGTGAATGGCTTTGGGTGGACGACACACGACTGAATACAAG TTTGACGTTTTGGCGTGACTATGAGCCAAACAACCTGAAATATGATAATTCTGATGGAGAGGACTGTGTGAGGATGGGGCAGAAAAAAGGAGCCGAGGAACTGAAGGCCTGGAAAGATGAATCCTGCAAATCGCCTCAAAAAAGTATTTGTGAGAAACCAGAAAAAGCATGA
- the LOC118104381 gene encoding hepatic lectin-like isoform X1, producing the protein MAEAEVLYSDIKFTRARGNTDVATPSTDETTYSEVKISKTQRPAELPGSKQPAASNRRSGVTSERVALLVLSVLLAAAVTALGVTQILSQTEPCKVKQTSKPPPVRDEACPRCEDGWEPHGGKCYFFSSVTLTWNQSRRQCRSMRGDLVVINNREEQRFLVSRLRGKMDKPEDRFWIGLTDSKNESEWLWVDDTRLNPSLTFWRHYEPDDWKEPNPDGEDCVRMGVEYLKSWSDGSCKSPHKSVCEKPEKA; encoded by the exons atggctgAAGCTGAAGTTCTTTACTCTGATATTAAGTTCACAAGAGCGAGGGGAAACACAGATG tggcCACACCCTCTACAGATGAAACCACTTATTCCGAAGTCAAGATCTCAAAAACTCAGCGACCTGCAGAGCTGCCTG gctccaaacaacctgcagcatcaaacagGCGATCAGGGGTCACATCGGAGCGAGTGGCCCTGCTGGTCCTCAGTGTTCTCCTGGCAGCTGCCGTCACAGCTCTTGGTGTAACCC AAATACTCAGTCAGACAGAACCGTGCAAAGTGAAGCAGACAAGTAAACCTCCTCCAGTAAGAG ATGAAGCATGTCCGAGGTGCGAGGACGGCTGGGAGCCACATGGAGGAAAGTGCTACTTCTTCTCCTCGGTTACTTTAACCTGGAATCAGAGTAGAAGACAATGCAGATCAATGAGAGGAGACCTGGTTGTGataaacaacagagaggagcag aGATTCCTGGTGTCTAGACTGAGAGGAAAAATGGACAAACCTGAGGACAGGTTCTGGATCGGACTGACAGACTCAAAGAACGAGAGTGAATGGCTTTGGGTGGACGACACACGACTGAATCCAAG TTTGACGTTTTGGCGTCACTACGAGCCAGACGACTGGAAAGAGCCGAATCCTGATGGAGAGGACTGTGTGAGGATGGGGGTGGAATACCTGAAGTCCTGGAGCGATGGATCCTGCAAATCGCCTCATAAAAGTGTTTGTGAGAAACCAGAAAAAGCATGA
- the LOC118104379 gene encoding hepatic lectin-like isoform X2 — protein MAEAEVLYSDIKFKRARGNTDVATPSTDEATYSEVKISKTQRPGSKQPAASNRRSGVTSERVALLVLSVLLAAAVTALGVTLYKNTQTMKSLQKLQDEAKNLTEILSKTEPCKVEQTSKPPPVRACPRCEDGWEPHGGKCYFFSSVTLTWDQSRTECRSMRGDLVVINNREEQRFLVSRLRGKMDTHDDRFWIGLTDSKNESEWLWVDDTRLNTSLTFWRDYEPNNLKYDNSDGEDCVRMGQKKGAEELKAWKDESCKSPQKSICEKPEKA, from the exons atggctgAAGCTGAAGTTCTTTACTCTGATATTAAGTTCAAAAGAGCGAGGGGAAACACAGATG tggcCACACCCTCTACAGATGAAGCCACGTATTCCGAAGTCAAGATCTCAAAAACTCAGCGACCTG gctccaaacaacctgcagcatcaaacagGCGATCAGGGGTCACATCGGAGCGAGTGGCCCTGCTGGTCCTCAGTGTTCTCCTGGCAGCTGCCGTCACAGCTCTTGGTGTAACCC tttataaaaataCTCAAACCATGAAGAGTCTCCAAAAGCTTCAAGATGAGGCAAAAAATCTCACAG AAATACTCAGTAAGACAGAACCGTGCAAAGTGGAGCAGACAAGTAAACCTCCTCCAGTAAGAG CATGTCCGAGGTGCGAGGACGGCTGGGAGCCACATGGAGGAAAGTGCTACTTCTTCTCCTCGGTTACTTTAACCTGGGATCAGAGTAGAACAGAATGCAGATCAATGAGAGGAGACCTGGTTGTGataaacaacagagaggagcag AGATTCCTGGTGTCTAGACTGAGAGGAAAAATGGACACTCATGATGACAGGTTCTGGATCGGACTGACAGACTCAAAGAACGAGAGTGAATGGCTTTGGGTGGACGACACACGACTGAATACAAG TTTGACGTTTTGGCGTGACTATGAGCCAAACAACCTGAAATATGATAATTCTGATGGAGAGGACTGTGTGAGGATGGGGCAGAAAAAAGGAGCCGAGGAACTGAAGGCCTGGAAAGATGAATCCTGCAAATCGCCTCAAAAAAGTATTTGTGAGAAACCAGAAAAAGCATGA
- the LOC124851530 gene encoding CD209 antigen-like protein C — protein sequence MAEAEVLYSDIKFTRARGNTDVATPSTDETTYSEVKISKTQRPAELPGSKQPAASNRRSGVTSERVALLVLSVLLAAAVTALGVTLYKNTQTIKSLQKLQEECEAKHLPDDSDERLMKVTFCLTEILSKTEPCKVEQTSKPPPVRDEACPRCEDGWEPHGGKCYFFSLFTLTWNQSRTQCRSMRGDLVVINNREEQEFLECRLRGKMETAEDKFWIGLTDSKNEGEWLWVDDTRLDPSFTFWYHYEPDNWTEENPDGEDCVRMGWNT from the exons atggctgAAGCTGAAGTGCTTTACTCTGATATTAAGTTCACAAGAGCGAGGGGAAACACAGATG tggcCACACCCTCTACAGATGAAACCACTTATTCCGAAGTCAAGATCTCAAAAACTCAGCGACCTGCAGAGCTGCCTG gctccaaacaacctgcagcatcaaacagGCGATCAGGGGTCACATCGGAGCGAGTGGCCCTGCTGGTCCTCAGTGTTCTCCTGGCAGCTGCCGTCACAGCTCTTGGTGTAACCC TttataaaaacactcaaaccaTAAAGAGTCTCCAAAAGCTTCAAGAGGAATGTGAGGCAAAACATCTCCCAG ACGATTCTGATGAACGACTGATgaaagttacattttgtttaacaGAAATACTCAGTAAGACAGAACCGTGCAAAGTGGAGCAGACAAGTAAACCTCCTCCAGTAAGAG ATGAAGCATGTCCGAGGTGCGAGGACGGCTGGGAGCCACATGGAGGAAAGTGctacttcttctccttgtttactTTAACCTGGAATCAGAGTAGAACACAATGCAGATCAATGAGAGGAGACCTGGTTGTGataaacaacagagaggagcag GAATTCCTGGAGTGTAGACTGAGAGGAAAAATGGAAACTGCTGAGGACAAGTTCTGGATCGGACTGACAGACTCAAAGAACGAGGGTGAATGGCTTTGGGTGGACGACACACGACTGGATCCAAG TTTTACGTTTTGGTATCACTACGAGCCAGACAACTGGACAGAGGAGAATCCTGATGGAGAGGACTGTGTGAGGATGGGGTGGAATACCTGA
- the LOC118104379 gene encoding hepatic lectin-like isoform X6, giving the protein MAEAEVLYSDIKFKRARGNTDGSKQPAASNRRSGVTSERVALLVLSVLLAAAVTALGVTQILSKTEPCKVEQTSKPPPVRDEACPRCEDGWEPHGGKCYFFSSVTLTWDQSRTECRSMRGDLVVINNREEQRFLVSRLRGKMDTHDDRFWIGLTDSKNESEWLWVDDTRLNTSLTFWRDYEPNNLKYDNSDGEDCVRMGQKKGAEELKAWKDESCKSPQKSICEKPEKA; this is encoded by the exons atggctgAAGCTGAAGTTCTTTACTCTGATATTAAGTTCAAAAGAGCGAGGGGAAACACAGATG gctccaaacaacctgcagcatcaaacagGCGATCAGGGGTCACATCGGAGCGAGTGGCCCTGCTGGTCCTCAGTGTTCTCCTGGCAGCTGCCGTCACAGCTCTTGGTGTAACCC AAATACTCAGTAAGACAGAACCGTGCAAAGTGGAGCAGACAAGTAAACCTCCTCCAGTAAGAG ATGAAGCATGTCCGAGGTGCGAGGACGGCTGGGAGCCACATGGAGGAAAGTGCTACTTCTTCTCCTCGGTTACTTTAACCTGGGATCAGAGTAGAACAGAATGCAGATCAATGAGAGGAGACCTGGTTGTGataaacaacagagaggagcag AGATTCCTGGTGTCTAGACTGAGAGGAAAAATGGACACTCATGATGACAGGTTCTGGATCGGACTGACAGACTCAAAGAACGAGAGTGAATGGCTTTGGGTGGACGACACACGACTGAATACAAG TTTGACGTTTTGGCGTGACTATGAGCCAAACAACCTGAAATATGATAATTCTGATGGAGAGGACTGTGTGAGGATGGGGCAGAAAAAAGGAGCCGAGGAACTGAAGGCCTGGAAAGATGAATCCTGCAAATCGCCTCAAAAAAGTATTTGTGAGAAACCAGAAAAAGCATGA